The Branchiostoma floridae strain S238N-H82 chromosome 18, Bfl_VNyyK, whole genome shotgun sequence DNA window ctcaATTTCAGCCTTAAACTTCCAGGAGAGCACATGTTGCCATGATGTTGGGTTTGGTTTTTCTTACAACACTACCAAAAACAGTGACTAGAATCTTCAATATTTGCTCCAAAGCTCAAGAATTCTGAAAGAGCCCACCTTGGGTTTGGAGGGGGTTGGGGTTTTGGTCCCCTCCCCCGGGTATCCTGTCCTTCCCAGCGACCGTCCCCGTCCCGTCGACTTCCCTCGCGGCCATCGCAAATGCCTCCAGGCTCACCTCCATGGCCTCAGTTTCATCCTAGAGGGgtaaaacatgacctttaacctttgcCAAAGACAGTAGCAACAGTCAATTTGTGCTCATTTTCCTTCATTACTACaaacaagtacacacacaaatGTCTGACGGAATCTATcataaagatgacaatttagcattataaaaaaaaactaaaaaaatactCTCCAACCTTGGCAATAGTCCAGGTTAGGTAAGTGAGTCATTACTATATGCAGGTTCAGGTTTGAAAGCCACATATTATCAGTAGCCATGGGAAAAAAATCATCTTATTTTGATATCAAATCCTTTAGTGGTGCACCAACATACTAAAAGGATGAGGCTAGGAATTCAATGACAATAGCCCTATTGTCCACAGAAAAGAtacccaggctacatgtacaagtgtaagttaggcctaggaaactgaaatgcatgaggacactaaCATATGTGACTCCACAGCCAATCCAGAAAAAAGGTGAGGCTAAGCAGTTTTTTTCCAAGGGTAGGTCgagaaacaggaaacaacattttttcctaggccttaccaaTCTGCACACTGTACATGAGATGCCTCTGGGTACACAGCCCTATTGTTAACCACTATTGTTTCTGTACTGACAAACATACCTGCTCCTCCTCCTGTCTCTGGTGCACATAGGTGGTCTCACCtccctcatcatcatcaccctCCTCCACTAGCTCAGGTCTGAACTCAAACACTTCACGtcctgacacctgtcaatcaaacatcaacatcatcatcatcatcatcaccctcCTCCACTAGCTCAGGTCTGAACTCAAACACCTCACGtcctgacacctgtcaatcaaacatcaacatcatcatcatcatcatcaccctcCTCCACTAGCTCAGGTCTGAACTCAAACACCTCACGtcctgacacctgtcaatcaaacatcaacatcatcatcatcatcatcaccctcCTCCACTAGCTCAGGTCTGAACTCAAACACCTCACGtcctgacacctgtcaatcaaacatcaacatcatcatcatcatcctcctcCACAAGCTCAGGTCTGAACTCAAACACTTCACGtcctgacacctgtcaatcaaacatcaacatcatcatcatcatcatcatcatcatcatcatcatcaccctcCTCCACAAGCTTAGGTCTGAACTCAAACACCTCACGtcctgacacctgtcaatcaaacatcAACAGTCAGTACTTGgctatgtgtttttgtgtcaATCATTGTATTGATGTCAACTTTGTCAGAATCCCAGATGTACAGACAGAAAATATTTGAGACATTTCATTTCACTGGCGTCATGCGTTTTCTGTGTGTTATACTCTTACCATGAGGGTCTTGCCAGATTTGAAGTCTGCCTTCTtcttggccttgttgtcttccagttttttcttcttctcctggattttcctcttcttccatGCAATGAAGGTCTCCAGAGTTACCCTGGTGGTGTCTGGACCTAAGGCAGCTCTCTATAGTATAGGCAGAGGGAATGTAGAATCAATACACAGAGAAACTGTGGAGCCATTCTAACATACGGTAGAATTCTAAGTATTAAAAGTCAagtagcagggctcgaaattcatttttgggattaggtgcactggtgcacccagcttaaaaaattgggagCACCAAAagttttttgggtgcaccacttaaatttagtAATAACCTAACAATAAAACTTCTATCAAACTCTTAAACAAGTTTcataacagacatttttattatctttctaacacttggatgtcaagaatatgatgtatactagtatactttgatacctttacatacataaacataagaaaatatttgggtgcacccacacaaaataattgggtgcacagcttcaattttgggtgcacctgggtgcacatacacccagtatttccagccctgagTAGTAACAGTCAGTCActcacatatgcatgtacatgctCATCTTAAATATTTCATCTATCTAGTCTGAGTATCTAACCATTGGGGCACCATAGAAAATTTCACAGCCAGTTTTCTCCAACCCTCTTGGTTGTTTGGTTCTTCCTTGGTTCTTTTTCTCAGTGCTTCATTTAAAgccatactgtactccagaggaaAGGGTTCCAGTTCTGctagtaatatttttctgaatcccaaaatgtaaatgtatcgACCACTTGACATTGAACCTGGACAAGGGAGCAGTTGCATTATAAAGCATCAACCccttcaaatactgtaaatgcagaaatgttcgcggtggattaatgtttgcggttttcccggtgaccacttcaccgcgaactttaaaccaccgcgaacatttttctatcatggtattagactgcagtctatggtgttaccgcgaacttaaaaccaccgcgaaaagtcctttcccccgctaccgcgaaattaaatcccagcgaacttaaatgcatttacagtaccctccAACCTACCCTGACAGTGACATGTGGTCGTACCTCTTCTTTTACTTTATCTTTAGAATGCAAGTTATCTATAAGTTATAACTAATCTGTGTGCAAATTTGGCACCTTGCACaagttacataaaaaaaacaagttgaTGTGGGTTTGATAGCCAGGTGAACTGCCATTATTTACTAAAAATGATGACAACCTACCTCTCTCTCAATGAGTTCTTCCAGTGAGATCTCGTCCTTCTTTTCCAGCTTGTTTTCCTTCTTCTTCAGCACAAATCCAGGCGGGAGGGCGTGTCTGTAGATACAGGACTCTCCGTTGGGACAGCTCCAGAACCAGCCATACTTCTCCTGCTCTATAGCTTCCAGGAAGTACTTACATACCTACAGGGGAACATGTACAATACACATTGCCACACTTCTCTTGTTCTATAGAACCTGACCACTCCTCCTGCTCTATAGCTTCCAGGAAGTACTTACATACCTACAGGGGAACATGTACAATACACATTGCCACACTTCTCTTGTTCTATAGAACCTGACACACTTCTCCTGCTCTATAGCTTCCAGGAAGTACTTACATACCTGCAGGGgaacatacagaaaatacattTCTACAATATACTTCCCTTAATCTTTATAAACTGCCACACTTCTGTTATTTTATAGAACCTGCCTCATTGCCTCTACAAAACCTGTTACCagagttgtagccagcctgaaatcctTTTCCATCCCCTTGATTTTTGAAACCTGTTGGGCGTCCAAGGTGCAATGCTCCTAGGGGTGTCCAGGAGCGTGCTcacctggaaaattttgaaatctagaccctctgaaatgctgtttccttcattttgaggtgtagattttgctggtagatgaagctgttcaacagcatctgttttgttaaaaattacacaagggagatattatatctttacatacagaattttgtccatcacagaggacgggatgagcaaaatgtttttctgtcccccgctgcaaaattccgtcaaaggatgggtgctggctagaacccttcTTGTCACACTTAGAACTCTTGTTCTAAAGAACCTGTCACACTTCTTTTGTTCTATAGAACCTATCATATTTCTCTTGTTGGTCTACACTATATAGAATCTGTCACACACTTCTCTTCATCTGTAGAATGCTCCTCTTGTTCTACAGAACCTGTCACTTTCTATTGTGCAATAAAACAAGTCACTTTTCTATTGTGCAATAAAATGTGTGACTCTTCTACTGTGAAATAGGACTTGCCACGTTTTTTCTTGTTCCATGTATGTTTAGGAACTCCATCCACACTGTTGTACTTACAATCTTGGTTTCGTTGCCCTTCTTCTTGTCAGCTTCCCCATGTTTCTGGTTCACCACCTCCTGCAGTTTGGCCTCATCCCAGTTCTCCATAGTGTCTGAGGAAATAACCAGATAATTACACAGATACTCAAGGATACTACACATTTTAACTTGATATTGGATGTGCAGTAAACATTTATCTGCATGGAATTGGTAATTTTTCACACAATTTGACATACATGGGTTAATACAAAACTCATACAAATAATGGCATCAGCAATCTCCTGACATGCCCTtggggaaagacacttaacagaactttcctcacttcactcaggtgaagaTGAGTCCCTAGTTGTGGTTGGGATATTTAAATGCAGGTCCCGTGTTTTAAGACACACATCGAGCACGTTAAGgagcccaccacacttatcgaaaagagtaggagttCTCCTCAAACTAGAGTTATGCTGGTtttctacacacaaacatacaaacaccacagaaaatataaaacttcttggcgaaggtaattagtTTTTATGGATATACAGCTTGCACTCTTCAATACATTTCTGGAATGTTACTCTATAAGGCAGTTTGCCACCAACCAGGTGTGCAATACAAACAGCTAATATTTGATGAAAATCTATACACTATATAATATAGGGTGGCCATTTACACATAATATATAGTGATTCCTACACCCCGATCCCACCTACATGTTTATTCACTGAATCAGCATACCTTTCTCCAGATCCTCGTCCCTGACATCCACATACAGACTCCTCTTCTCACTTTTCCTCTCCATACTCAGGTCATGGGAGAACTTACACTTGTCACCCTTCTTACACAGGCCCTGCTTGAAGAACGCACACACCACGGACTTTGGGTCCACTCCTATGGACGAAGTTACAGATGGTCAAAGTTGGTCTTAATCAGTTCAGTCTTAATACAATTTACACAATACCAAGAAACACACATAAAACAGATGTAAAATATGGAAACAATGCAAAGACTGTAAAAacagtactgtaattcctgactttttcaatgtacttctatgttcacggttttcactgtgatgactgtaacgtgaagctatcattactgataacaaataatataaGACTAAGAGACTCTTTCGTGTGCAACTGTTGCCACCGTGAACATTCAGTACTGAGAgtgagaacaagttaaattttctcagtcAGACTgcgaaagtttggtaccgagaaaaATAAGTGTATTACAAAAATTTGCCAGCTTTCTTCAAATGTTTCTATCTTAAAGTTGTAACTTTTCTCTTATTTAGACCTTGACAAAACTAGATTCCAGTTTCTCAAATAAACAATCCAAAGGCTTATCTGCATATGACAATGCACGAAGTATGTTTACAGAAAAGAATCTTGAGAAAAGAATCATGCTTGGTACAACACAGCTCTGTCTCCAACTTTAAGCTTAATTTCTTTTCCAATCCATCATTGTTCGAGAGCCCactttgttaaatctgtcaatTGAAGCTGACTAAAagtaaaaacacattttaatcAGTTTCATGTCAGAAAACTCAGGTGGGGTGACATTTTTGTTGGTCTCATCAAACAAACTTCCATCTCTGAACACATGCCTGGTACAATGTTTGAACCCTCACCTTTCCCTAACTTCTGCTGTGTAGCTGCAGGTCTGAAGAGCTTGTTCAGCTCCTCagcttccttcttcttcttctccttctcaagttTCTCCTGCTCCTTCTTCTCCTGGAGTTTCCGCATGTCCTTGGCCGTGCCTCCGACCTTGACCTGGTGCGTGACATGCTGGATGAACTTCTGCTGCTTGTTGCCCTTCTTGTTCTTCAGACCAAAGGTTTTATCCTGGAAAAGGTATTCATGGTCATAAAGTTACCATTAATCCACCAATCAATCCATCAATCGTCTGCCTGCTTATCATTCCTGGTCATAAGACCAAGCTTTATCCCTTAAGAGCAGTGTTTAATATCATAACAAttgcaaaataatgtatagaTGACGTAATTCAgccattgtttttttgtcaaaacaatttttttcattctttcattcactGGGATTTTGTGGATGGGTATGTTTAGATCAACACTGCATCTCCTACTAGGCTAGTGAAATTTCTCAACTTAAAAGTTAAAAGGTTTTATGCTGAATATCAGCACTCCCATAGAATTATTCAAACTTTCAATCAAAGCTGGAATTGAAGTGACCTTGCCCTAATACCCAATCTGGGTGGTTTGAGGGAGGAATAATATACACAGTGTGTTGTGCTCCAAATCTGATTTACCTTCATCAAAGAATATTCATGATGTCACGTTTACCCAGAGTGGGAAGTAACGCACAGGTTCTGAAATCCTGCTCTAAAGATTCTGAAAATCATgatcaactgttttttttttcagttactgTAGAAGATGTATTGTTCTGccaattcattctagtgatgccgAGTGAAGAAGATAACTCGTGATCGATGTCACAAAACGTCTGGCAGCAAATCTTAGATCTTTTATCCACTTGTACTTATACTAGACATTGATTTTgcttttaaacatttttctacCTAGCCTAGTTGTCTAAATTTCATAAGCATTCTAAACTTTTGTGCCTCAAGACATCATAGGAGTAAGAACAAAATTTTGGACAATAGGGATTCTAAAAATAGATACACACATTTACATGCATGTCAAATGGTGTCAATGTTCTCCCTTTGACATAAAAGATTGTTGATGGACACAAAAAGCTGGTTGTTCCTTGCCATTGTTAAGCCACAGCCTTGTTGTC harbors:
- the LOC118405299 gene encoding zinc finger CCCH domain-containing protein 15-like, producing MPPKNRGNSGAAKSKKAEDKKKDKIIEDKTFGLKNKKGNKQQKFIQHVTHQVKVGGTAKDMRKLQEKKEQEKLEKEKKKKEAEELNKLFRPAATQQKLGKGVDPKSVVCAFFKQGLCKKGDKCKFSHDLSMERKSEKRSLYVDVRDEDLEKDTMENWDEAKLQEVVNQKHGEADKKKGNETKIVCKYFLEAIEQEKYGWFWSCPNGESCIYRHALPPGFVLKKKENKLEKKDEISLEELIERERAALGPDTTRVTLETFIAWKKRKIQEKKKKLEDNKAKKKADFKSGKTLMVSGREVFEFRPELVEEGDDDEGGETTYVHQRQEEEQDETEAMEVSLEAFAMAAREVDGTGTVAGKDRIPGGGDQNPNPLQTQDESTKLDQAAAIVPDTENPVTNGPSNGPVEEPTNDDVPIDENLFDAEDDDLLEIEEELDTLDIDD